The genomic window CCTCTTCCCTTCTCTCCGGACGTCGGGATGTACTGGTAGTGGCCTCCGTATCTTGTTTATACGGTATTGGTAATCCGGTCGAATTCCAAAAGAATGTAATATCTATCGCTAGCGGACAATTTGTATCTCGTACCGCACTTTTACAACGCTTGGTACAGAGTTTATACGCCCGTACCGAAGGGGAATTTAAAAGAGGAAACTTTAGGATTAAAGGAGATACCGTAGATATTTTTCCCGGATATGCTGACGAAGCCTATCGTATCCACTTTTTTGGAGACGAAATCGAAGAAATCGAACAATTTGATCCTCAGACGAATAAAATTCTAAATAAATACGATCGGCTAACCATTTATCCGGCAAATATGTTTGTGACTTCGCCGGAAAGTCTTAATAAAGCCATTGATCAGATCGCATTAGATTTGGGAAAACAAATAAATTACTTTTTAGACATTGGCAAGCCCCTGGAAGCAAAGCGTCTGGAAGAACGAACCAACTTTGACCTGGAGATGATTAAAGAATTAGGCTATTGTTCCGGTATAGAAAATTACTCCCGTTACCTGGACGGTCGATTACCAGGTACTCGTCCTTTCTGCTTACTGGATTATTTCCCGGATGATTACCTGATGTTGATTGACGAAAGCCACGTAACCGTACCGCAGGTACATGCCATGTACGGAGGTGACCGTTCCCGAAAAGAAAACCTGGTAGAATACGGGTTCAGATTGCCCGCTGCTATGGACAACCGCCCCTTAAAATTTGAAGAGTTTGAAGTTTTACAAAACCAGGTGATTTACATCAGTGCTACTCCGGCAGACTATGAACTTCAAAAAAGTGAAGGTATTTATGTAGAACAAATCATTAGGCCTACCGGACTTTTAGACCCGGTTATCGAAGTACGCCCCAGTTTAAACCAGATTGATGACCTGGTCGAAGAAATTCAAAAGCGGGTAGAATTAGACGAACGAACCTTGGTGACAACCCTAACCAAACGTATGGCCGAAGAACTTACTAAATATTTAACTAAAATCAATGTACGGTGTAGGTATATCCATAGTGATGTGGATACGCTGGAACGGGTTGAAATTATGCAGGATTTACGTAAAGGCTTGTTTGATGTGCTGATAGGGGTAAATTTACTTCGAGAAGGTCTGGATTTACCCGAAGTTTCTTTGGTAGCTATCCTAGATGCAGATAAAGAAGGGTTTCTTCGGAATAATCGCTCCCTAACGCAAACTATTGGACGAGCTGCCCGAAATGTAAATGGTTTGGCGATAATGTATGCTGATAAAATCACGGAAAGTATGCAGAAAACTATCGATGAAACCAATTATCGACGAGAAAAACAAATTGCTTATAATACCAAACACAATTTAAAACCAACCGCATTAAAAAAATCTTTAGATAATGCATTAGCCGGGAAAAAAGTTGAACCTTATAAATTCGAGACAGCCCCCACCTTACAAGCAGCCGAAGAAGAAACCGCTTATTTTTCTAAAGATCAATTGGAATCTCGTATTAGAAACGTACGGAAAGCGATGGAAAAGGCAGCAAAAGAGTTAGATTTTATGACCGCCGCCCGTTTACGCGATGAAATTAAAATGCTACAGTCAAAAGTACAGGATCAGAAGGTATAGGTTTTGAAACTAAACTATTCAAATTTCTAATTTAAACTTTGAGCTTTAGTTTAGGGATCGAATGCTTGAAAATATTTGAAAGTTACTTTTCTACTTTTAAAAGTAAGACAATTTTATCATTTTGATTTTCAATATGATAATGATTAGTCATGATTCTTGGTTCTAGGAGCGATAGCGATCTTGAGTCCATTCCAGACAGTAAGAAATTAAAACTAAAATACCCCTAAAAACCCAAACTAATTCATAATTTTAAATTAAGGCCCATTTCGTATACAATAAAGTACGTTTACCTAAGCATATTTTTTGTAAAAAGCTTATATTTCCACTAAAGATTTTATAAAATGACCCGAGCAGAAGTAATTCGTAGAAACAATATCTCTTTTCAGGGAGACGGCGAACAGGTTTTACTATTATCTCATGGATTTGGTTGTGACCAGAATATGTTTCGTTTTCTGACCCCTGCCTTTAAAAAACAGTACAGAATCATACTTTTCGACCACGTAGGATGTGGCAAATCAGATTTGGACGCTTATCATTTTGAGAAGTATGAAAACCTTCGTGGATACGCTCAGGATATTATTGATATCTGTGAAGTCCTACAGTTAAAAGATGTGATTTTTATCGGACATTTAGTGAGTGCGGTTATTGGAGTACTGGCGTTTAACTTACGCCCTTACCACTTTTCAAAAATGGTATTGATTTGTCCTTCTCCTAAATATACAAATGAAAACGAGTATCACGGAGGTTTTGAAGCGCAAGACCTGGAAGAACTTATGGAAGTAATGGAAAATAACTATGAAGGCTGGGCTAGTTTTCTGGCTC from Aquimarina sp. ERC-38 includes these protein-coding regions:
- a CDS encoding alpha/beta fold hydrolase, whose amino-acid sequence is MTRAEVIRRNNISFQGDGEQVLLLSHGFGCDQNMFRFLTPAFKKQYRIILFDHVGCGKSDLDAYHFEKYENLRGYAQDIIDICEVLQLKDVIFIGHLVSAVIGVLAFNLRPYHFSKMVLICPSPKYTNENEYHGGFEAQDLEELMEVMENNYEGWASFLAPVVMKNEDKPLLVKELEESFKSIDPLITQNFARATFFSDNRNDLKKLTIPTLILQCQEDSIAPNNVGHYVHKQIKGSTLLEMKATGHCPHMTHPEETIAAIQSFLS
- the uvrB gene encoding excinuclease ABC subunit UvrB, which codes for MRFTIESDFKPTGDQPEAIKQLVSGMQSGDKYQTLLGVTGSGKTFTAANVIEGTQRPTLVLCHNKTLAAQLYSEFKQFFPNNAVEYFVSYYDYYQPEAFIPSSGTYIEKDLSINEEIEKLRLSTTSSLLSGRRDVLVVASVSCLYGIGNPVEFQKNVISIASGQFVSRTALLQRLVQSLYARTEGEFKRGNFRIKGDTVDIFPGYADEAYRIHFFGDEIEEIEQFDPQTNKILNKYDRLTIYPANMFVTSPESLNKAIDQIALDLGKQINYFLDIGKPLEAKRLEERTNFDLEMIKELGYCSGIENYSRYLDGRLPGTRPFCLLDYFPDDYLMLIDESHVTVPQVHAMYGGDRSRKENLVEYGFRLPAAMDNRPLKFEEFEVLQNQVIYISATPADYELQKSEGIYVEQIIRPTGLLDPVIEVRPSLNQIDDLVEEIQKRVELDERTLVTTLTKRMAEELTKYLTKINVRCRYIHSDVDTLERVEIMQDLRKGLFDVLIGVNLLREGLDLPEVSLVAILDADKEGFLRNNRSLTQTIGRAARNVNGLAIMYADKITESMQKTIDETNYRREKQIAYNTKHNLKPTALKKSLDNALAGKKVEPYKFETAPTLQAAEEETAYFSKDQLESRIRNVRKAMEKAAKELDFMTAARLRDEIKMLQSKVQDQKV